A stretch of the Kroppenstedtia eburnea genome encodes the following:
- a CDS encoding FMN-binding glutamate synthase family protein has product MNDFWRGFAVTLPAMIIVAVLTALFARNLIKKIFGSVLRLILTETYSKNLMEIISSGRRFHTQNIVEMALRSETDQAIRRSLGTPYPAKGWDRVMFLPAQLAVMPSKEHVKIDTRTVIGPRAPRPLKLEIPLLVGGLGPGPTLSEPMKEALAKGSRAAGTATHTGEGALTEAERREADKVVVQYGRADWNRPPETLGQADLIEIVAGSGATSGTAFTIPKVPGTMRQLLGLNPGESLKIRSRVPGVNRPEDWRELVARLQEVGKGVPVGIKLVPSRIEADLARALDAGVDFITIDGAGSGVRESAPILQDDFGLPTIRGLVRAVRFLEKHVARHRVSLIVSGGLTTPGDYLKALALGADAVALDLPLVMGAVHTQITKVLPWEPPSGLIWYDGKFADRLDVDQAAESVSNLLKSSVEEMKLATIALGKKALREVNRDDLTALDPLAREMTGLPLAYEAQPR; this is encoded by the coding sequence ATGAATGATTTTTGGCGGGGATTTGCGGTGACATTGCCGGCGATGATCATCGTGGCGGTTCTGACAGCTCTCTTTGCCCGCAACCTCATCAAAAAGATTTTCGGATCGGTGCTCCGCTTGATCCTGACCGAGACCTATTCCAAGAATCTGATGGAGATCATCTCCTCCGGGAGACGGTTTCACACGCAAAATATCGTGGAAATGGCGCTCCGCTCGGAGACGGATCAGGCGATTCGGCGCTCCCTGGGAACGCCGTATCCCGCAAAGGGATGGGATCGGGTGATGTTTTTGCCGGCGCAGCTGGCGGTGATGCCCAGCAAAGAGCATGTGAAAATCGACACCCGGACGGTGATCGGTCCCCGCGCCCCGCGTCCCTTGAAGCTGGAGATTCCGCTGTTGGTGGGTGGCTTGGGACCGGGACCGACGTTGAGCGAACCGATGAAGGAAGCTCTTGCCAAAGGAAGCCGGGCGGCGGGCACGGCAACCCATACCGGGGAAGGAGCGCTGACGGAAGCGGAGCGGAGAGAGGCGGACAAGGTGGTGGTGCAATACGGACGGGCGGACTGGAACAGGCCGCCGGAAACGCTGGGACAGGCCGACTTGATAGAGATTGTGGCCGGAAGCGGAGCCACGTCGGGGACTGCCTTCACCATCCCGAAGGTGCCGGGAACCATGCGGCAACTGTTGGGTCTCAACCCGGGGGAATCCCTGAAGATCCGGTCCCGGGTTCCCGGAGTGAACCGGCCCGAGGATTGGCGGGAGCTGGTGGCCCGCCTGCAGGAGGTGGGGAAGGGAGTCCCGGTGGGGATCAAATTGGTTCCCTCCCGGATCGAAGCCGATCTGGCCCGGGCCCTGGATGCCGGGGTGGACTTTATCACCATCGACGGGGCGGGCAGCGGGGTCAGGGAGTCGGCTCCGATCCTGCAGGATGATTTCGGCTTGCCGACGATTCGCGGATTGGTCCGGGCTGTCCGCTTCCTGGAGAAACATGTTGCCCGACACCGGGTGAGTCTCATCGTCTCCGGGGGACTTACCACACCCGGGGATTACCTGAAAGCGCTGGCTTTGGGTGCCGATGCGGTGGCGCTGGACCTACCGCTGGTGATGGGAGCGGTGCACACGCAAATCACCAAGGTGTTGCCCTGGGAGCCGCCCTCGGGATTGATCTGGTATGACGGCAAGTTTGCCGACCGGCTGGATGTGGACCAGGCCGCCGAAAGTGTGTCCAATCTGTTAAAATCTTCTGTGGAGGAGATGAAATTGGCCACGATCGCCCTGGGTAAAAAGGCGTTGAGGGAGGTGAACCGGGACGATCTGACGGCACTGGATCCCCTGGCACGGGAGATGACAGGCTTGCCCTTGGCTTATGAAGCCCAACCCCGGTGA
- a CDS encoding Ger(x)C family spore germination protein, which translates to MYPPLRNLLFCLLSVSLLGGCWDAREIEERTSVIALGIDKHPEGYEISVQVPVPLKIVGSGGGGGGESGQNAVQIFSGTGKTVSDTLDDIQNQTNQQLFLGQARILLFGEEVAKDGIGRVVDGLKRRPEIRRRQWPLVVKGKAKDAMKANPKLEQIPMEYIITMMENGSRMGKYNDEDFGKTLINLSSPAKHPMMNFMEISPQQIEWKGLAVFKKGKLVGHLSREESEPMLRLRNEERGETINVPCGGKKSNLKVVFRPKKMKRKIRVKQRSGRLPEILVHIKMNGDIIEKTCAKYDLSQPGIYKKMNRWVADSYELTTRKTVRKMQKEIKVDSFHFGNLIRAHHPDLWRKMDWDRDFPNVPIRVTYEVQVRRTGLEAK; encoded by the coding sequence ATGTATCCTCCTCTGCGTAACCTTCTTTTCTGTCTGTTGTCGGTCAGCCTGTTGGGCGGATGTTGGGACGCTCGGGAGATTGAGGAGCGCACCTCGGTCATCGCCCTTGGTATTGATAAACATCCCGAAGGCTATGAGATCTCGGTGCAGGTACCGGTCCCTCTCAAAATCGTCGGTTCCGGCGGCGGAGGCGGAGGCGAGAGCGGTCAGAATGCGGTGCAGATCTTCAGCGGCACGGGAAAAACCGTCTCTGACACATTGGATGATATTCAAAACCAGACCAACCAACAGCTGTTCTTGGGCCAAGCCCGGATACTCCTATTCGGTGAAGAGGTGGCCAAGGATGGGATCGGCAGAGTGGTGGACGGTTTGAAGCGACGTCCGGAAATCCGGCGTCGCCAGTGGCCTTTGGTGGTGAAGGGGAAGGCCAAAGACGCTATGAAAGCAAATCCCAAACTGGAACAGATCCCGATGGAATATATCATCACCATGATGGAAAATGGTTCTCGGATGGGCAAGTATAACGACGAAGATTTTGGAAAGACACTGATCAACTTGTCCAGTCCTGCCAAACATCCGATGATGAATTTTATGGAAATCAGTCCGCAGCAGATCGAATGGAAGGGATTGGCTGTTTTTAAAAAAGGGAAACTGGTCGGACACCTATCCCGTGAAGAGAGTGAGCCGATGTTGCGTCTGCGGAACGAAGAGAGGGGAGAGACCATTAACGTTCCCTGCGGAGGCAAAAAAAGTAATCTGAAGGTCGTATTCCGGCCCAAGAAAATGAAGCGGAAGATCCGGGTGAAACAGCGGAGTGGCCGGCTCCCCGAGATTCTTGTTCACATCAAAATGAATGGGGACATCATCGAAAAAACCTGCGCCAAATATGATTTGAGTCAACCGGGCATCTACAAAAAAATGAATCGGTGGGTCGCCGACAGTTACGAACTGACGACCCGGAAAACCGTCCGAAAAATGCAGAAGGAAATCAAGGTTGACTCCTTTCATTTTGGGAACCTGATCCGGGCTCACCATCCAGATTTATGGAGAAAAATGGATTGGGATCGAGATTTCCCCAACGTTCCGATCCGGGTCACCTATGAGGTACAAGTCCGCCGTACCGGACTGGAAGCCAAGTGA
- a CDS encoding GerAB/ArcD/ProY family transporter — protein MNRNQQQLNQSISLYQGYALVMSTLIGVGVLQFQRGIVQEAGPNGVWTILIGGLTPLAEAGLITLLMKRFPGKNIVQLTRDLLGTDKNPRLGTWLSLPFLGALSIFWLVATAIVARTFGEVLISAILPMTPMDVIVGTLIASATIVVVQRPQIIARFCEFLLPVLFLPIAILLLTLVQGAELENFLPLFELDGKQLLNSVLTSSFPFAGASVLYIFMGYYQQPKQALKPHLLAVFTVIIGYWVTLTTAIGVFGPHELTTLMWPTMDLVKQAEVPGQLLSRLESPILSIWVVAVFTTMMTVFGAFVDLGVTLFNLKERHHKWLAWGTAPILYGLALWPSDLQQLFKWADRGGLYGFITSFSVALILLGIAWFRGRKGNKSDVSSSA, from the coding sequence ATGAACCGAAACCAACAGCAACTGAATCAATCGATTTCCCTCTACCAAGGATACGCACTGGTCATGTCCACGCTGATCGGGGTGGGGGTTCTCCAGTTCCAACGGGGCATTGTTCAAGAGGCGGGACCCAACGGAGTGTGGACGATATTGATCGGCGGATTGACCCCACTGGCGGAGGCGGGGCTGATCACCCTGTTGATGAAGCGTTTTCCCGGTAAAAATATTGTTCAACTCACCCGTGATCTGTTGGGAACGGACAAAAATCCCCGCTTAGGAACCTGGTTGAGCCTTCCCTTCCTGGGGGCTTTAAGCATTTTTTGGCTGGTGGCGACGGCGATCGTAGCCCGCACCTTTGGCGAGGTGCTGATCAGTGCGATCTTGCCGATGACCCCCATGGATGTGATCGTCGGTACCCTGATTGCCTCCGCCACCATTGTAGTGGTGCAACGGCCACAGATCATCGCCCGCTTCTGTGAATTTTTGTTGCCGGTTCTCTTTTTACCGATCGCGATCCTCCTCCTGACACTGGTTCAGGGGGCGGAGTTGGAAAATTTTCTGCCCTTGTTTGAACTGGATGGGAAGCAGTTGCTTAACAGTGTATTAACCTCCTCCTTCCCTTTTGCCGGTGCCAGCGTCTTATATATCTTCATGGGTTACTATCAGCAGCCGAAACAGGCGCTGAAGCCCCATCTGCTGGCGGTGTTCACCGTGATTATCGGATATTGGGTGACGCTGACCACAGCGATCGGGGTATTTGGACCTCATGAGCTGACCACGCTGATGTGGCCCACCATGGACCTGGTCAAGCAGGCGGAGGTGCCGGGGCAGCTCTTGTCCCGATTGGAATCTCCCATCCTGTCGATTTGGGTGGTGGCGGTGTTCACCACGATGATGACCGTGTTTGGTGCCTTTGTGGACCTGGGTGTCACCCTGTTCAATCTGAAGGAGCGCCACCACAAATGGCTGGCCTGGGGGACGGCTCCCATCCTCTATGGTTTGGCCCTCTGGCCTTCCGATCTGCAGCAGTTGTTCAAGTGGGCGGATCGGGGAGGGTTGTATGGATTTATTACCTCCTTCTCAGTGGCGCTGATTCTGTTGGGAATCGCCTGGTTCCGGGGAAGAAAGGGGAATAAATCTGATGTATCCTCCTCTGCGTAA
- a CDS encoding FMN-binding glutamate synthase family protein yields MGWIGSLGGAFAAILLFAAGMAICARPLVRVLFRKAVAVIETDPFPDNLWELVTLTRHISPQILIENSMRAQGGVMVKRPLGSPKKMPDFRKLTFLPCQLDRLPTPEDQAIETRTVIGPCAKKPLELEIPLLVSGMAFGLGISEQLKVALAKGSAMAGTATNGGEGPFLPEERKYADKLILQYSRAKWAKDPEILKQADMIEVHIGQGASAGTPSQVPAIHLKGRAMELMGLKPDDTAEILSRMPGIHRKQDWKKLIDRLRQLTGGVPIGMKMIPGCVEKDLEIAVAAGVDFITLDGAQAGTKGTPPILQDDFGLPAVIGLARAADYLEKKKKKDEISLIISGGLYTPGDFMKALAMGADAVALGSAVLFAASHDQGSQKTLPWEPPTQLVLYDGDQKEELNVDEGAKCVAHYLQSSVAEMKLAAIALGKSRLQDVDRTDLAARDPVTAAIARVPMI; encoded by the coding sequence ATGGGATGGATCGGATCCTTGGGCGGCGCTTTTGCCGCCATCCTTCTCTTTGCCGCAGGAATGGCCATCTGTGCCCGACCCCTGGTCAGGGTACTGTTCAGAAAGGCGGTGGCGGTGATTGAAACGGATCCCTTCCCTGATAATCTGTGGGAGTTGGTCACCCTCACCCGCCATATCTCTCCCCAGATCCTCATTGAGAACAGTATGCGGGCCCAGGGGGGAGTGATGGTGAAACGCCCCCTGGGAAGCCCGAAAAAGATGCCCGATTTTCGGAAATTGACCTTTCTTCCCTGCCAGCTGGATCGATTGCCGACCCCGGAGGATCAAGCCATTGAGACCCGCACCGTGATCGGCCCCTGTGCCAAAAAACCGCTGGAATTGGAAATCCCGCTGTTGGTCAGCGGCATGGCCTTCGGCCTCGGCATCAGCGAACAGCTGAAAGTGGCACTGGCCAAGGGATCGGCCATGGCGGGTACCGCCACCAACGGCGGAGAAGGTCCCTTTCTGCCTGAGGAACGAAAATACGCCGACAAGCTGATCCTCCAGTACAGCCGGGCGAAATGGGCCAAGGATCCCGAAATTCTGAAGCAGGCGGATATGATCGAGGTCCACATCGGCCAGGGTGCCTCCGCCGGAACACCCAGTCAAGTACCCGCCATCCACCTCAAGGGACGGGCGATGGAACTGATGGGACTGAAACCGGATGACACAGCGGAAATCCTCAGCCGGATGCCGGGTATCCATCGCAAACAGGATTGGAAAAAGCTGATCGACCGGTTGCGTCAATTAACGGGCGGGGTGCCCATCGGCATGAAAATGATCCCCGGCTGCGTGGAAAAGGATCTGGAGATCGCTGTGGCCGCCGGCGTCGATTTTATCACTCTGGACGGAGCCCAGGCGGGCACCAAGGGAACTCCCCCCATTTTGCAGGATGATTTCGGTTTGCCGGCGGTGATCGGGTTGGCCCGGGCCGCCGATTACCTCGAAAAGAAGAAGAAAAAGGACGAGATCAGCCTCATCATCTCCGGAGGACTCTACACCCCCGGAGACTTTATGAAAGCCTTGGCCATGGGAGCGGATGCTGTGGCTCTCGGGTCCGCAGTTCTCTTTGCGGCCAGTCATGACCAAGGCAGTCAAAAAACCCTCCCCTGGGAGCCACCCACCCAATTGGTCCTGTACGATGGGGACCAAAAAGAGGAGTTAAATGTGGATGAAGGGGCCAAATGTGTCGCCCATTATCTCCAATCCTCCGTGGCGGAGATGAAATTGGCGGCGATCGCCCTGGGAAAAAGCCGGTTGCAGGATGTGGATCGGACAGACCTTGCCGCCCGGGACCCGGTCACCGCAGCGATCGCCCGGGTGCCCATGATTTAG
- a CDS encoding spore germination protein, which yields MHMRKGWQRRKSLKKQQQLEERSREKLNQKLDEAPVFLEVKKNADFIKNILGDSTDLITRWFTIQYTPDRRAVVMCIDGLVDKKTIDQSVLRPLMIKGEEIRTKEDLWKIAYESLVQSEEVKKVSQLKEIVDSLLSGDAILFVDGYSEGLVIGVKGWPQRGVEEPRAESVVRGSREGMTETLRVNTAMIRRRLRDPDLRLKDYKIGKRTKTGVALLYIEGIADDAVVREVERRLLEIDIDSVLESGYIEEMIEDFTWSPFPQIQNTERPDSVVGHLLEGKVCILTDGTPHALIAPAVFTQFYISPEDYFDRFMIATFLRLLRAAAFLIALLLPTLYISFVSFHPEMIPPRLAIALAAGRSTVPFPSIVEAMTMELSVEILREASIRLPGPIGPTIGIVGALVIGDAAVTAGVVSPLMVIVVGLTTISSYANPSYNAAISLRLLRFPLMILGALFGLYGVVVGLLLMLAHLVKLRSFGVPYMAPIAPLRWKDLKDTLIRVPWRWMDRRPTFFRPEDHQREEGGNSP from the coding sequence ATGCACATGCGAAAAGGTTGGCAACGCCGGAAAAGCCTGAAAAAACAACAACAGCTGGAGGAGCGGTCCCGGGAAAAGCTGAATCAGAAATTGGATGAGGCACCCGTTTTCCTCGAGGTGAAAAAAAACGCGGATTTTATCAAGAATATCCTCGGGGACAGTACCGATCTGATCACGCGATGGTTCACCATCCAATACACCCCGGACCGACGGGCGGTGGTGATGTGCATCGATGGGCTGGTGGATAAAAAAACGATAGATCAATCGGTTCTCCGCCCGTTGATGATCAAAGGGGAAGAGATCCGGACCAAGGAAGATCTGTGGAAGATTGCCTATGAGAGTCTGGTTCAGTCGGAGGAAGTCAAAAAAGTCTCCCAGCTCAAGGAGATAGTCGACTCCCTGCTGTCCGGGGATGCCATCCTGTTTGTGGACGGTTACAGCGAAGGGCTGGTGATCGGTGTCAAAGGATGGCCGCAACGGGGGGTGGAAGAGCCCCGGGCGGAATCCGTGGTCCGGGGATCCCGGGAAGGCATGACCGAAACCCTGCGTGTCAATACCGCCATGATTCGCCGGCGTCTCCGGGATCCGGATCTTCGGTTGAAAGATTACAAGATCGGAAAGCGGACCAAAACCGGCGTCGCCTTGTTGTATATCGAAGGAATCGCCGATGATGCGGTGGTCAGGGAAGTGGAGCGGCGACTGTTGGAGATCGATATCGACTCGGTGCTGGAGAGCGGGTATATCGAAGAGATGATCGAGGATTTCACATGGTCGCCCTTTCCCCAGATTCAAAACACGGAGCGTCCCGACTCCGTGGTGGGCCATCTCCTGGAGGGGAAAGTGTGCATCCTGACCGACGGCACTCCCCACGCTCTGATCGCACCGGCGGTGTTCACCCAGTTCTACATCAGCCCGGAGGATTATTTTGATCGTTTTATGATCGCCACCTTTCTTCGTCTGTTGCGGGCGGCTGCTTTTTTGATCGCTCTGTTATTGCCCACACTCTATATCTCTTTCGTCTCCTTCCATCCGGAGATGATCCCGCCCCGCTTGGCTATCGCGCTGGCGGCGGGGAGATCCACGGTTCCTTTTCCCTCGATTGTGGAGGCGATGACGATGGAGTTGAGCGTGGAGATATTGCGGGAAGCCAGTATCCGCCTTCCCGGCCCCATCGGTCCCACCATCGGGATCGTCGGCGCGCTGGTGATCGGGGACGCCGCGGTGACAGCGGGGGTTGTGTCGCCACTGATGGTGATCGTGGTCGGGTTGACCACCATCAGCTCCTATGCCAACCCCAGTTACAATGCGGCGATCTCGTTGCGATTGCTGCGCTTTCCCCTAATGATCCTGGGTGCCCTTTTCGGTTTGTACGGAGTGGTGGTCGGGCTGTTACTAATGTTGGCCCATCTGGTGAAGCTTCGCTCCTTCGGCGTCCCCTATATGGCTCCCATTGCGCCTTTGCGCTGGAAGGACTTGAAAGACACCCTGATTCGGGTTCCCTGGCGGTGGATGGACAGACGTCCCACATTTTTTCGTCCGGAGGATCACCAACGGGAAGAGGGAGGAAATTCGCCATGA
- a CDS encoding GAF domain-containing protein, which yields MERVNRNIKKAVIPSMDMDFVLKIIINKPWLAYTLLGFAVILGGIILWRAKNGDSVSILGLNLQSNSRLLELEQKVRSLDADSKQKSYVIQSISTLAREVSLILSRPDEDFREHRRYVYNYLLSSLLATMSGNKENNPKICIFTDAGDGTLKVHEAAAHSPDGMRKLRLSIADSAAGYTFQTGEPFFSGEIHTPGSRFKIHPKAHSTYHSLICVPIRTGDKVLGVLSVTGDEERSYTEDEKMFLLAFANVLSPLLHLELSRKTKE from the coding sequence GTGGAACGGGTCAACCGGAATATAAAAAAAGCGGTGATTCCTTCCATGGATATGGACTTTGTTCTGAAAATTATCATCAACAAGCCTTGGCTGGCCTACACCTTGCTCGGGTTTGCCGTGATTCTGGGAGGGATCATTCTGTGGAGGGCCAAAAACGGGGACTCGGTCTCCATTCTGGGCCTGAACCTGCAGTCCAACTCCAGATTGTTGGAGTTGGAGCAAAAGGTCCGCTCCCTTGATGCAGACAGTAAACAAAAATCCTATGTCATTCAATCGATCAGCACTTTGGCGAGGGAAGTCTCCCTGATCCTGTCCCGACCCGACGAGGATTTCAGGGAGCATCGAAGATATGTCTACAACTATCTGTTGTCCTCCCTCCTGGCCACCATGTCCGGAAACAAGGAGAACAATCCCAAGATCTGCATTTTCACCGATGCCGGGGACGGCACCCTGAAAGTGCATGAAGCGGCGGCCCACAGTCCTGACGGAATGCGGAAGTTGCGGCTTTCCATCGCTGATTCCGCCGCCGGCTATACATTCCAGACCGGCGAACCCTTTTTTTCCGGGGAAATCCATACTCCCGGCAGCCGCTTCAAGATACATCCCAAGGCCCATTCCACCTACCACTCTTTGATCTGTGTCCCGATCCGGACAGGGGATAAAGTTCTGGGCGTCCTCAGTGTGACCGGGGATGAAGAGCGTTCCTACACGGAAGATGAGAAAATGTTTCTGCTCGCCTTTGCCAATGTATTGTCCCCTCTGTTGCATCTGGAACTGTCCCGAAAAACGAAAGAGTGA